The genomic segment GGCAGGTCCTTCCCCGACCAGAACTCGGCCGGGATGAGACCGTACTGGATCACAAACCGGTCCCGCTCCGTAACCGGATAGAGGCACCCCTGTCCATAGCGCCGGTAATCGAACCCGGGGGCAGGTTGGCGAAAGGTCCGCTCCCACACGCAGCGGTCGAGGGGGACCAGCGTCCGATCGGAGTAGGTCAGCGTGTACACGAACGCCACCGCGTTGAGGACAATGAGGGCGAGGGTCACGTAGGGCACGATCCCGCTTGGCCGGTAGTCCCGCAGTGGAATCAAGTTTCCCCCTTAACCCTCCATTCTACCGACCGTGACGGGGCGGGCAAAGTTGTGCCCGGCCGCGGCCCCCTATACCATGCGCCGCGGAAAGGGGGCGTTTGTGGAACTACTGGGTCGGTTGTCGGAGGCGGCCGGGGTACCCGGCCGAGAGGAAGCGATTCGGGCCATCGCCCGGGAGGCCCTGAACGGCCACGTGGATGAGATGGAGGTCGATCGCCTGGGGAACCTGATCGCCCACAAGAAGGGGGCAGGGCCCAAGGTGGCGGTGGCCGCGCACATGGACGAGATCGGGTTCCTCGTGTCCCACGTGGACGAGGAGACCGGGTTTCTGCGGATTGAGCCGGTGGGGGGCTTTGACCCCCGCACCCTCATCGCCGCCCGGGTCACCGTGCACACGCGGGACAGTCCCCTCACCGGTCTCATCGGGAGCAAGCCCATCCACATCCTCACCGAGGAGGAGAAGAAGAAGGAGATTCGCGTCCAGGACCTGTTCGTGGACGTTGGGCTCCCCGGGAAGGCGGTGAAGGAGCGGGTCCGGGTGGGGGACCCGGTGACGCTCCTGCAATCGTTCGCCGAGGTGGGGAACCTCGTGTCCGGGAAGGCCTTGGATGACCGGCTGGGGCTGTACGTGGGGATCGAGGCCGTGCGGCGCCTGAAGGGCCACCGGGCTGACATCTACCTCGTGGGGACGGTGCAAGAGGAGGTGGGGCTGCGGGGGGCGCGGACGAGCGCGTTCGCCATCGACCCCGAGATCGGGGTCGCCCTGGACGTGACGCTGGCCTGCGACATGCCCGGTGTCCAGCCCCACGAGCATGTGACGAAAGTAGGCAAGGGCGTGGCGATCAAGGTCAAGGACTCGGCGTCCATCTCCCATCCCGGGCTCGTGCGGTTCCTGGTGGACCTCGCTGAGGACCGAAAGATCCAGTACCAGCTGGAGATCCTGCCCCGCGGCGGGACCGACGCCGGGGCGATCCAGCTTGCCCGGGAGGGGGCGGCAGTGGTGACGATCTCCGTGCCCACCCGGTACGTGCACACGGTGGTCGAGGCCGCCCACAAGGAGGATATCGAGGCCGCGATCCGGCTCCTTGTGGCATTCCTCGAGACCTGCCACACGGCCGACCTGAGGCTGTAGCGCCGGGGCTTGTCCCCGACGCATGAGGGGAGATGATGGCGCGGATTCTGTTCAAGGACGTCGAGGCGATTGCCACGTTCGACCCGGAGGAGCGCGAGCTCCACGGGGCGTGGCTCCTCGTGGAGGGGAACCGGATCGTCGCCCTGGGGGAGGGCTCCCCCCCGCCCGGCCCGTTCGACGAGGTCATCGACGGCCGGGACCGGGCGATGATCCCGGGGATGGTCAACACCCACCACCACCTGTACCAGACCCTGTTCCGCGCCGTGCCCGGGGCCCAGGACAAGGAGCTCTTTGACTGGCTCCTCCACCTCTACGAGCGGTGGCGCCTGATCGACGAGGACGCGGTGCACGTGTCGACGGCGGTGGGGTGCATGGAGCTTCTCCTCTCCGGGTGCACGACGACCACGGATCACCTCTACCTCTTTCCCCGGGGGAGGCGGAATCTCATCGACATCACGATCGAGGCCGCTCGGGAAGTGGGGATCCGGTTCCACCCCACCCGTGGTTCGATGTCGCTCTCCCGCGAGGAGGGGGGGCTCCCCCCGCCGGACGTGGTCCAGACGGAAGAGGAGATCCTCGCCGACAGCGAGCGCCTGATCCGAGAACGCCACGACCCCTCGTTCGGGGCGATGGTTAGGATCGCCCTCGCCCCGTGCTCCCCGTTCTCGGTGACGCCAAAGCTCATGCGGGATACAGCCGCGCTCGCCCGAGAGCACGGCGTCCTCCTCCACACCCACCTCGCGGAGACGCTCGACGAGGAGCGGTATTGTCTCGATCGGTTCGGGATGCGGCCGGTGGAGTACCTCGAGGAGGTGGGGTGGCTGGCTCCGGACGTGTGGCTGGCCCACCTCGTGCACGTTTCCCGAGAGGACATCGTCCGGCTGGCGAAGGCCGGGATAGGGATGGCCCATTGTCCTTCGTCGAACATGCTCCTCGGGTCCGGGATCGCCCCGGTGCCGGAGATGCTCTCGGCAGGGGTGAACGTGGGCCTGGCCGTGGACGGGGCGGCGTCCAACGACACGTCGAACATGATCCGCGAGGCCCGCCAGGCGATGCTCCTTTCCCGGGTCCGGTACGGGGCGGAGGCGATGTCCGCGCGAACGGCCCTGCGTCTCGCCACCGCCGGCGGGGCACAGGTGCTCCACCGCGAAGGGGAACTGGGCTCCATCGAGCCGGGCAAATGCGCGGACCTTGCCCTGTTCGATCTATCTGCGCTGGCATTTGCCGGGGCGGCGGATCCGGTGGCGGCCCTGGTCCACTGCGGGGCCCAGTACGCGGACCTGGTGATGGTGAACGGCGAGATCCGCGTGCGCGGGGGGGAGCTTGTGGACGCGCGCCTGTACCGGTACGTCCCCCGCCAGCGGGCGCTGGCCGCCCGCCTGGTAGCCTGAGCCGGATGGGGCTACCATGTTCCCCGATGCGGGTGGAGGTGCACCTATACTTCCCGTTCCGGAATGAAGTCGGGGAGAGCCCGGTG from the Candidatus Acetothermia bacterium genome contains:
- a CDS encoding M42 family metallopeptidase translates to MRRGKGAFVELLGRLSEAAGVPGREEAIRAIAREALNGHVDEMEVDRLGNLIAHKKGAGPKVAVAAHMDEIGFLVSHVDEETGFLRIEPVGGFDPRTLIAARVTVHTRDSPLTGLIGSKPIHILTEEEKKKEIRVQDLFVDVGLPGKAVKERVRVGDPVTLLQSFAEVGNLVSGKALDDRLGLYVGIEAVRRLKGHRADIYLVGTVQEEVGLRGARTSAFAIDPEIGVALDVTLACDMPGVQPHEHVTKVGKGVAIKVKDSASISHPGLVRFLVDLAEDRKIQYQLEILPRGGTDAGAIQLAREGAAVVTISVPTRYVHTVVEAAHKEDIEAAIRLLVAFLETCHTADLRL
- a CDS encoding 8-oxoguanine deaminase, whose translation is MMARILFKDVEAIATFDPEERELHGAWLLVEGNRIVALGEGSPPPGPFDEVIDGRDRAMIPGMVNTHHHLYQTLFRAVPGAQDKELFDWLLHLYERWRLIDEDAVHVSTAVGCMELLLSGCTTTTDHLYLFPRGRRNLIDITIEAAREVGIRFHPTRGSMSLSREEGGLPPPDVVQTEEEILADSERLIRERHDPSFGAMVRIALAPCSPFSVTPKLMRDTAALAREHGVLLHTHLAETLDEERYCLDRFGMRPVEYLEEVGWLAPDVWLAHLVHVSREDIVRLAKAGIGMAHCPSSNMLLGSGIAPVPEMLSAGVNVGLAVDGAASNDTSNMIREARQAMLLSRVRYGAEAMSARTALRLATAGGAQVLHREGELGSIEPGKCADLALFDLSALAFAGAADPVAALVHCGAQYADLVMVNGEIRVRGGELVDARLYRYVPRQRALAARLVA